The Streptococcus toyakuensis genome has a window encoding:
- a CDS encoding bifunctional DnaQ family exonuclease/ATP-dependent helicase has protein sequence MKTIGNRYVVVDLEATSTGSKAKIIQVGIVVIEDGKIVDHYTTDVNPHEPLDAHIKELTGLTDQRLAQAPDFSQVARKIFDLVEDGIFVAHNVQFDANLLAENLFFEGYELRNPRVDTVELAQVFFPELEKYSLPILCRELGIPLKHAHTALSDAHATAELLLFLRKKMAQLPKGLLERLLEMADALLYESYLVIEEIYRGQSILSSPDLVEVQGLYFKKTGAPLEPRKLSQDFSKNISLLNLEVREEQESFAKEVGLLLKDEPVSLIQAPTGIGKTYGYLLPALSQVENRQIVLSVPTKILQNQIMEEEGKRLKEVFHIDIHSLKGPQNYLKLDAFYRSLQENGENRLFRRFKMQLLVWLTETETGDLDEIGQLYRYQHFLRDLRHDGNLSSQSLFVTEDFWKRSQERAQTCKLLVTNHAYLVTRLEDNPEFVSDRLLIIDEVQKVLLALENLLQETHDIQSIIDLLDKALLDEQNKVQQRILESIRFECLYLIEQFQSGKSRKNILDSLANLYQYFSELEVGGFGELVRYFTAEGDYWLEATETSQKKIQISSTKSGRILLSSLIPESCQVLGVSATLEISQRVSLADLLGYPEAKFVKIEARRKQDQEVVLVKDFPLVTETSLEVYAIEVADLLVEIQAFQQPILVLFTAKDMLLAVSDLLPVSHLAQYKNGDVHQLKKRFEKGEQKILLGAASFWEGVDFSSHPFVIQVVPKLPFQNPQEPLTKKINQELNQEGKNAFYDYQLPMAIIRLKQALGRSMRREHQRSLTLILDRRIVGKRYGKQIVASLAKEATVKTLSRSEVNEAIDKFLNEL, from the coding sequence ATGAAAACGATTGGTAATCGCTATGTTGTGGTGGATTTAGAGGCAACTAGCACAGGTAGTAAGGCTAAAATTATCCAAGTGGGAATTGTTGTGATTGAGGATGGAAAAATCGTCGATCACTATACGACGGATGTCAATCCACATGAACCCTTGGATGCTCATATAAAAGAACTGACAGGATTGACAGACCAACGTCTGGCGCAAGCACCTGATTTTTCGCAAGTTGCTAGAAAAATCTTTGACTTGGTGGAGGATGGGATTTTTGTAGCCCATAATGTTCAGTTTGATGCCAATCTCTTGGCGGAAAATTTATTTTTTGAAGGCTATGAACTAAGAAATCCTCGTGTTGACACGGTCGAATTGGCTCAGGTCTTTTTCCCAGAACTGGAAAAATATAGTTTGCCGATATTGTGTCGAGAATTAGGAATTCCTCTTAAGCACGCTCACACAGCCCTTTCAGATGCACACGCTACCGCGGAATTACTCTTATTTCTACGGAAAAAGATGGCCCAGCTTCCTAAAGGACTCTTGGAACGCTTGCTGGAAATGGCTGACGCCCTCTTATATGAGTCCTACCTGGTTATTGAAGAAATTTATCGCGGCCAATCTATCCTTAGTTCTCCAGACTTGGTCGAAGTTCAAGGACTGTATTTCAAGAAAACTGGAGCTCCCCTGGAGCCACGAAAACTATCCCAAGATTTTTCTAAAAACATTTCTCTATTGAACCTTGAAGTGAGGGAGGAACAAGAAAGTTTTGCTAAAGAGGTTGGCTTGCTATTGAAAGATGAGCCTGTCTCTCTGATTCAAGCACCGACAGGGATTGGGAAAACCTATGGATATCTCTTACCTGCTTTGTCCCAAGTGGAAAATCGTCAGATTGTCCTTAGCGTTCCGACAAAGATTCTTCAAAATCAAATCATGGAAGAAGAAGGTAAACGTCTCAAGGAAGTGTTCCATATAGATATTCATAGTTTAAAGGGACCACAAAATTATCTGAAGCTGGATGCCTTTTATCGTTCCTTACAGGAAAATGGTGAAAATCGCTTATTTAGACGCTTTAAGATGCAACTCTTGGTCTGGCTGACAGAGACAGAAACAGGAGATCTGGATGAAATCGGGCAACTTTACCGTTACCAACATTTTCTAAGAGACCTTCGTCATGATGGGAATTTATCATCCCAGAGCTTATTTGTGACGGAAGATTTCTGGAAACGTAGTCAAGAAAGAGCACAAACATGCAAGCTTTTAGTGACCAATCATGCCTATCTTGTAACCAGACTTGAAGATAATCCTGAATTTGTCAGTGACCGTTTACTGATTATTGATGAAGTCCAAAAAGTTTTGTTGGCCCTAGAAAATCTGCTTCAAGAGACCCATGATATCCAGTCTATTATCGATTTGCTTGATAAGGCTTTACTGGACGAGCAAAATAAGGTCCAGCAACGAATACTAGAAAGTATTCGCTTTGAGTGTCTCTACTTGATCGAACAATTTCAGTCTGGAAAATCTAGGAAAAATATCTTAGATTCTCTTGCCAATCTATACCAGTATTTTTCAGAATTAGAAGTAGGAGGCTTTGGAGAGCTGGTTCGCTATTTTACAGCTGAAGGTGATTATTGGCTTGAAGCAACTGAAACGAGTCAAAAGAAAATTCAGATTTCTTCTACGAAATCTGGCCGTATTCTTCTGTCCTCTTTAATACCTGAGAGTTGCCAAGTCTTGGGAGTATCGGCTACTCTTGAGATTAGTCAGAGAGTTTCTTTGGCCGACCTTTTAGGCTATCCTGAAGCCAAATTTGTCAAGATTGAAGCTCGTAGAAAACAGGACCAAGAAGTGGTTTTGGTCAAAGATTTCCCTCTGGTGACAGAAACTTCCTTAGAAGTCTATGCCATAGAAGTAGCTGATTTACTAGTGGAAATTCAAGCTTTCCAGCAACCGATTTTGGTTCTCTTTACTGCTAAAGACATGCTTCTAGCAGTATCTGATTTACTTCCAGTTAGTCATTTGGCTCAGTATAAAAATGGGGATGTTCATCAGCTTAAGAAGCGCTTCGAAAAAGGTGAACAAAAAATCCTGCTTGGTGCAGCAAGTTTCTGGGAGGGAGTGGATTTTTCAAGCCATCCTTTTGTAATTCAAGTTGTACCAAAGCTTCCTTTCCAAAATCCTCAAGAGCCCTTGACGAAAAAGATTAATCAAGAACTGAATCAAGAAGGAAAAAATGCCTTTTATGATTATCAGTTGCCAATGGCTATTATTCGTTTAAAACAGGCTTTGGGAAGAAGTATGAGACGCGAACACCAACGTTCCTTAACTCTTATTTTGGATAGGAGAATTGTCGGAAAGAGATATGGCAAACAAATAGTTGCATCTCTAGCAAAAGAAGCTACTGTTAAAACCCTCTCTCGGTCTGAAGTTAATGAAGCTATTGATAAATTTTTAAATGAGCTTTGA
- a CDS encoding FtsW/RodA/SpoVE family cell cycle protein has product MKRSLDSRVDYSLLLPVFFLLVIGVVAIYIAVSHDYPNNILPILGQQVAWIALGLVIGFIVMLFNTEFLWKMTPFLYILGLGLMVLPIVFYNPSLVASTGAKNWVSVNGITLFQPSEFMKISYILMLARVIVQFTKKHKEWRRTVPLDFLLIFWMILFTIPVLVLLALQSDLGTALVFVAIFSGIVLLSGVSWKIIIPVFVTAVTGIAGFLAIFISKDGRAFLHQLGMPTYQINRILAWLNPFDFAQTTTYQQAQGQIAIGSGGLFGQGFNASNLLIPVRESDMIFTVIAEDFGFIGSVLVIALYLMLIYRMLKITLKSNNQFYTYISTGLIMMLLFHIFENIGAVTGLLPLTGIPLPFISQGGSAIISNLIGVGLLLSMSYQTNLAEEKSGKVRFKRKKVVLKRIK; this is encoded by the coding sequence ATGAAACGTTCTCTCGACTCTAGAGTCGATTATAGTTTGCTCTTGCCAGTATTTTTTCTACTGGTTATTGGCGTGGTGGCTATCTATATAGCTGTTAGTCATGATTATCCAAACAATATTCTGCCCATTTTAGGGCAGCAGGTCGCCTGGATCGCCTTGGGGCTTGTGATTGGTTTTATCGTCATGCTCTTTAATACAGAATTTCTTTGGAAAATGACCCCCTTTCTATATATTTTAGGCTTGGGACTTATGGTTTTGCCGATTGTCTTTTATAATCCAAGTTTAGTTGCATCCACGGGTGCCAAAAACTGGGTATCGGTAAATGGTATCACCTTGTTCCAGCCGTCAGAATTTATGAAGATATCCTATATCCTCATGTTGGCCCGTGTCATTGTCCAGTTCACAAAAAAACATAAGGAATGGAGACGCACAGTTCCACTGGACTTTTTATTAATTTTTTGGATGATTCTCTTTACCATTCCAGTCCTAGTTCTTTTGGCACTTCAAAGTGACTTGGGGACTGCCTTGGTTTTTGTGGCTATTTTCTCAGGAATCGTTTTATTATCAGGGGTTTCTTGGAAAATTATTATCCCAGTATTTGTGACTGCTGTAACAGGAATTGCTGGTTTTCTAGCCATCTTTATCAGTAAGGACGGTCGTGCTTTTCTTCATCAACTGGGAATGCCGACCTATCAAATCAACCGTATTTTGGCTTGGCTTAATCCATTTGACTTTGCCCAAACAACCACTTACCAGCAGGCTCAAGGGCAAATCGCGATTGGGAGTGGTGGCTTATTTGGTCAAGGGTTTAATGCTTCTAATTTGCTTATTCCAGTTAGAGAGTCGGATATGATTTTCACGGTCATTGCAGAAGATTTTGGCTTTATTGGCTCTGTTCTTGTTATTGCCCTTTATCTCATGCTGATTTACCGTATGTTGAAGATTACTCTTAAATCAAATAACCAGTTCTATACCTATATTTCCACAGGTTTGATTATGATGTTGCTCTTCCATATCTTTGAGAATATCGGTGCTGTTACTGGCTTGCTTCCCTTGACTGGGATTCCTTTGCCTTTCATTTCCCAAGGGGGATCAGCTATTATCAGTAATCTAATTGGTGTAGGCTTGCTTTTATCGATGAGTTACCAGACCAATCTAGCTGAAGAAAAGAGTGGAAAAGTCCGATTCAAGCGGAAAAAGGTTGTATTAAAACGAATCAAATAA
- a CDS encoding DJ-1 family glyoxalase III: MIKVAVILAQGFEEIEALTVVDVLRRANITCDMVGFEEQVTGSHAIQVRADRVFDGDLSDYDMIVLPGGMPGSAHLRDNQALIQELQSFEQEGKKLAAICAAPIALNQAGVLKNKQYTCYDGVQEQILDGQYVKETVVVDGHLTTSRGPSTALAFAYELVEQLGGDAETLRTGMLYRDVFGNNQ; the protein is encoded by the coding sequence ATGATTAAAGTAGCAGTTATATTGGCTCAGGGCTTTGAAGAAATTGAAGCTTTGACAGTTGTAGATGTCTTACGTCGTGCTAATATCACTTGTGATATGGTTGGTTTTGAAGAGCAAGTGACGGGTTCGCATGCTATCCAAGTAAGAGCAGATCGTGTCTTTGATGGTGATTTATCAGACTATGATATGATTGTCCTTCCTGGCGGGATGCCTGGTTCTGCACATTTGCGCGATAATCAGGCCTTGATTCAAGAGTTGCAAAGTTTCGAGCAAGAAGGGAAGAAATTAGCAGCCATTTGTGCGGCACCAATTGCCCTCAATCAAGCAGGAGTTCTGAAAAATAAGCAGTACACTTGCTATGATGGCGTTCAAGAGCAAATCCTTGATGGTCAATATGTCAAGGAAACAGTAGTGGTAGATGGACATTTGACAACCAGTCGAGGCCCCTCAACAGCCCTTGCCTTTGCCTACGAATTGGTGGAGCAATTAGGAGGAGACGCAGAGACTTTACGAACAGGAATGCTCTATCGAGATGTCTTTGGTAACAATCAGTAA
- a CDS encoding HAD family hydrolase, giving the protein MKYHDYIWDLGGTLLDNYETSTAAFVETLALYGITQDHDSVYQALKVSTPFAIETFAPNLEHFLEKYKENEARELEHPILFEGVSDLLEDISKQGGRHFLVSYRNNQVLEILEKTSIATYFTEVVTSSSGFKRKPNPESMIYLREKYQISSGLVIGDRPIDIEAGQAAGLATHLFTSIVNLRQVLDI; this is encoded by the coding sequence ATGAAATATCACGATTATATCTGGGATTTAGGTGGAACTTTACTAGATAATTATGAAACTTCAACAGCTGCCTTTGTTGAAACTTTGGCACTGTATGGTATCACACAAGACCATGACAGTGTCTATCAAGCTTTAAAGGTTTCTACTCCTTTTGCGATTGAGACATTCGCTCCCAACTTAGAGCATTTTTTAGAAAAGTACAAGGAAAATGAAGCCAGAGAGCTTGAACACCCGATTTTGTTTGAAGGAGTTTCTGACCTATTGGAAGACATTTCAAAACAAGGTGGACGTCATTTTTTGGTCTCTTATCGAAATAATCAGGTCTTAGAAATTTTAGAAAAAACTTCTATAGCAACCTATTTTACGGAAGTAGTGACTTCTAGCTCAGGTTTTAAGAGAAAGCCAAATCCTGAGTCCATGATTTATTTAAGAGAAAAGTATCAGATTAGCTCTGGTCTTGTAATTGGTGATCGTCCTATTGACATCGAAGCAGGTCAAGCTGCAGGACTAGCTACCCACTTGTTTACCAGTATCGTGAATTTAAGACAAGTATTAGACATATAA
- the gyrB gene encoding DNA topoisomerase (ATP-hydrolyzing) subunit B, with amino-acid sequence MTEEIKNLQAQDYDASQIQVLEGLEAVRMRPGMYIGSTSKEGLHHLVWEIVDNSIDEALAGFASHIQVFIEPDDSITVVDDGRGIPVDIQEKTGRPAVETVFTVLHAGGKFGGGGYKVSGGLHGVGSSVVNALSTQLDVHVHKNGKIHYQEYRRGHVVADLEVVGDTDRTGTTVHFTPDPEIFTETTTFDFDKLNKRIQELAFLNRGLQISITDKRQGLEQTKHYHYEGGIASYVEYINENKDVIFDTPIYTDGEMDDITVEVAMQYTTGYHENVMSFANNIHTHEGGTHEQGFRTALTRVINDYARKNKLLKDNEDNLTGEDVREGLTAVISVKHPNPQFEGQTKTKLGNSEVVKITNRLFSDAFSDFLMENPQIAKRIVEKGILAAKARVAAKRAREVTRKKSGLEISNLPGKLADCSSNNPAETELFIVEGDSAGGSAKSGRNREFQAILPIRGKILNVEKASMDKILANEEIRSLFTAMGTGFGAEFDVSKARYQKLVLMTDADVDGAHIRTLLLTLIYRYMKPILEAGYVYIAQPPIYGVKVGSEIKEYIQPGADQEIKLQEALARHSEGRAKPTIQRYKGLGEMDDHQLWETTMDPEHRLMARVSVDDAAEADKIFDMLMGDRVEPRREFIEENAVYSTLDV; translated from the coding sequence ATGACAGAAGAAATCAAAAATCTGCAGGCACAGGATTATGATGCCAGTCAAATTCAAGTTTTAGAGGGCTTAGAGGCTGTTCGGATGCGTCCAGGGATGTATATCGGATCAACCTCAAAAGAAGGTCTTCACCATCTAGTCTGGGAAATTGTTGATAACTCAATTGACGAGGCCTTGGCAGGATTTGCCAGCCATATTCAAGTCTTTATTGAGCCAGATGATTCGATTACTGTTGTCGATGATGGACGTGGGATCCCAGTCGATATTCAGGAAAAAACAGGTCGACCTGCCGTTGAGACTGTCTTTACTGTCCTTCACGCTGGAGGAAAATTTGGCGGTGGCGGATACAAGGTTTCAGGTGGTCTTCACGGAGTAGGGTCATCAGTAGTTAATGCCCTTTCCACTCAATTAGACGTTCATGTCCACAAAAACGGAAAAATTCATTACCAAGAATACCGTCGTGGTCATGTTGTTGCAGACCTTGAGGTGGTTGGGGATACAGATAGAACTGGAACAACGGTTCATTTTACTCCGGATCCAGAAATCTTCACTGAAACAACAACTTTTGATTTTGATAAATTAAATAAACGGATTCAAGAGTTGGCCTTTCTAAATCGCGGCCTTCAAATTTCAATTACAGATAAGCGCCAAGGTTTGGAACAAACCAAGCATTACCATTATGAGGGTGGGATTGCTAGTTATGTTGAATATATCAACGAGAACAAGGATGTAATCTTTGATACACCAATCTACACAGATGGTGAGATGGATGATATCACAGTTGAGGTAGCCATGCAGTACACAACAGGTTACCATGAAAATGTCATGAGTTTCGCCAATAATATTCATACCCATGAAGGTGGAACGCATGAACAAGGTTTCCGTACAGCCTTAACACGTGTCATCAACGATTATGCTCGTAAGAATAAGTTACTAAAAGACAATGAAGACAACCTAACAGGGGAAGATGTTCGTGAAGGATTAACTGCAGTTATCTCAGTTAAACACCCAAATCCACAGTTTGAAGGACAAACTAAGACCAAACTGGGGAATAGCGAAGTGGTCAAGATTACCAATCGCCTCTTCAGTGATGCCTTCTCCGATTTCCTCATGGAAAATCCACAGATTGCCAAACGTATCGTGGAAAAAGGGATTTTGGCTGCCAAGGCTCGTGTGGCTGCCAAGCGTGCGCGTGAAGTCACTCGTAAAAAATCTGGTTTGGAAATTTCCAACCTTCCAGGGAAACTAGCAGACTGTTCTTCTAACAATCCTGCTGAAACAGAACTCTTCATCGTCGAAGGAGACTCAGCTGGTGGATCAGCTAAATCTGGTCGTAATCGTGAGTTTCAGGCAATTCTTCCAATCCGCGGTAAGATTTTGAATGTTGAAAAAGCCAGCATGGATAAGATTCTAGCTAACGAAGAAATTCGTAGTCTTTTCACAGCCATGGGAACAGGATTTGGCGCAGAATTTGATGTTTCGAAAGCCCGTTACCAAAAACTCGTTTTGATGACTGATGCCGATGTCGATGGAGCCCACATTCGTACCCTTCTTTTGACCTTGATTTATCGTTATATGAAACCAATCCTAGAAGCTGGTTATGTTTATATTGCCCAACCACCAATCTATGGTGTCAAGGTTGGAAGCGAGATTAAAGAATATATTCAGCCAGGAGCAGATCAAGAAATTAAACTCCAAGAAGCCTTGGCTCGCCATAGTGAAGGACGTGCCAAACCAACCATTCAGCGTTATAAAGGTCTGGGTGAAATGGATGATCACCAATTATGGGAAACAACCATGGATCCCGAACATCGCTTGATGGCCAGAGTTTCTGTGGACGATGCGGCTGAAGCAGATAAAATCTTTGATATGTTGATGGGGGATCGAGTAGAACCTCGTCGTGAGTTTATCGAGGAAAATGCCGTTTATAGTACACTTGATGTCTAA
- the ezrA gene encoding septation ring formation regulator EzrA, which produces MSNGQLIYLMVAIAVILVLAYVVAIFLRKRNEGRLEALEERKEELYNLPVNDEVEAVKNMHLIGQSQVAFREWNQKWVDLSLNSFADIENNLFEAEGYNHSFRFLKASHQIDQIESQITLIEEDIAEIRNALADLEKQESKNSGRVLHALDLFEELQHRVAENSEQYGQALDEIEKQLENIQSEFSQFVTLNSSGDPVEAAVILDNAENHILALTHIVDRIPAIVTTLSKELPDQLEDLEDGYRKLIDANYHFVETDIEARFHLLYEAFKKNQENIRQLELDNAEYENGQAQEEINALYDIFTREIAAQKVVENLLATLPTYLQHMKENNTLLGEDIARLSKTYLLPETAASHVRRIQTELESFEAAIAEVTSNQEEPTQAYSVLEENLEDLQTQLKDIEDEQISVSERLTQIEKDDINARQKANVYVNRLHTIKRYMEKRNLPGIPQAFLKLFFTASNNTEDLMVELEQKMINIESVTRVLEIATNDMEALETETYNIVQYATLTEQLLQYSNRYRSFDERIQEAFNEALDIFEKEFDYHASFDKISQALEVAEPGVTNRFVTSYEKTRETIRF; this is translated from the coding sequence ATGTCTAATGGACAACTAATTTATTTAATGGTTGCAATTGCAGTCATTTTAGTTCTGGCTTATGTAGTGGCAATCTTTCTACGTAAGCGAAACGAGGGAAGATTAGAAGCGCTAGAAGAAAGAAAAGAAGAACTATACAATCTTCCAGTAAATGATGAAGTAGAAGCTGTAAAAAATATGCACTTGATTGGACAAAGTCAAGTGGCTTTCCGTGAATGGAATCAAAAATGGGTCGATTTATCTCTCAACTCTTTTGCCGATATTGAAAATAATCTTTTTGAAGCAGAAGGCTATAACCATTCATTTCGTTTTCTCAAGGCCAGTCATCAAATTGACCAAATTGAGAGTCAAATTACTTTGATTGAAGAAGATATTGCTGAAATTCGCAATGCTTTGGCAGACTTAGAGAAGCAAGAATCTAAAAATAGTGGTCGTGTTCTTCATGCTTTGGATTTATTTGAGGAACTTCAGCATAGAGTTGCTGAAAATTCAGAACAGTATGGTCAAGCCTTGGATGAAATTGAAAAACAATTAGAAAATATCCAATCTGAATTTTCACAATTTGTAACCTTGAATTCATCGGGTGACCCGGTAGAAGCTGCTGTGATTTTGGATAATGCTGAAAATCATATCTTGGCTTTGACACATATTGTTGATCGTATACCAGCAATTGTAACAACATTATCTAAAGAGCTACCAGATCAACTAGAAGATTTAGAAGATGGTTATCGTAAACTAATTGATGCTAATTATCATTTTGTTGAAACGGATATTGAAGCACGTTTCCACTTGCTTTATGAAGCATTCAAGAAAAACCAAGAGAATATTCGCCAGTTGGAATTGGATAATGCCGAATATGAGAATGGACAGGCACAAGAGGAAATCAATGCCTTGTATGATATTTTTACTCGAGAAATTGCTGCTCAGAAAGTAGTGGAAAATTTACTTGCAACTCTTCCAACTTACCTTCAACATATGAAAGAGAATAATACTTTATTGGGAGAAGATATTGCACGTTTGAGCAAGACCTATTTACTTCCTGAGACAGCTGCAAGCCATGTTCGTCGTATTCAGACAGAATTAGAGAGTTTTGAGGCAGCTATTGCTGAGGTAACTTCAAATCAAGAAGAACCAACCCAAGCTTATTCAGTTCTTGAAGAAAATCTTGAGGATTTACAAACTCAACTAAAAGATATTGAAGATGAGCAAATTTCAGTTAGTGAGCGCCTGACACAGATTGAGAAAGATGATATCAATGCACGTCAAAAGGCCAATGTTTATGTCAATCGTCTCCATACTATCAAGCGATACATGGAAAAACGCAATCTGCCAGGTATTCCACAAGCTTTCTTGAAGTTATTCTTTACGGCAAGCAATAATACCGAGGATTTAATGGTTGAGTTAGAACAAAAAATGATTAACATTGAATCTGTTACCAGAGTTCTTGAAATTGCAACGAATGATATGGAAGCTTTAGAAACGGAAACTTATAATATTGTGCAGTATGCAACCTTGACAGAGCAACTATTGCAATATTCTAACCGCTACCGCTCATTTGATGAACGTATTCAAGAAGCATTTAACGAAGCTTTAGATATTTTTGAAAAAGAATTTGATTATCACGCTTCATTTGACAAGATTTCTCAAGCATTGGAAGTGGCAGAGCCTGGTGTAACCAACCGCTTTGTTACCTCATATGAAAAAACACGTGAAACGATTCGTTTCTAA
- a CDS encoding DUF1827 family protein — translation MKLINTTNSHSQLVKSQLESTDATLVEVYSAGNTDVIFTQAPLHYEILISNKHRAIREPEIETIQEFFLKRKIDKDSIDEANIKTLYSEKLIGISIPIK, via the coding sequence ATGAAGCTTATCAATACGACAAACTCACACTCGCAACTTGTAAAAAGTCAGCTAGAAAGTACCGATGCAACCCTTGTTGAGGTTTATTCTGCGGGGAATACAGATGTTATTTTTACCCAAGCGCCGCTTCACTATGAAATCCTCATCTCAAACAAACACCGTGCTATTCGTGAGCCTGAAATCGAAACCATTCAAGAATTTTTCTTGAAACGTAAAATTGATAAGGACTCTATTGATGAAGCCAATATCAAGACACTCTACTCAGAGAAATTGATTGGAATTTCGATTCCAATCAAATAA
- a CDS encoding NUDIX hydrolase translates to MANPTFGEKKANTDYVSRYGVYAVIPDAEQKQIVLVQAPNGAWFLPGGEIEAGENHQEALKRELIEELGFTAEIGAYYGQADEYFYSRHRDTYYYNPAYLYEATSFKEVQKPLEDFNHIAWFPIDEAIENLKRGSHKWAIQSWKKQHKID, encoded by the coding sequence ATGGCAAACCCAACTTTCGGAGAAAAAAAAGCGAATACAGACTATGTTTCACGCTATGGCGTATATGCAGTTATACCTGATGCTGAACAAAAACAAATTGTTCTTGTTCAAGCACCCAATGGCGCTTGGTTCCTACCAGGTGGCGAAATTGAAGCTGGTGAGAACCATCAGGAAGCCCTAAAACGTGAATTGATTGAAGAGCTTGGCTTCACAGCTGAAATTGGTGCCTATTACGGACAAGCTGACGAATATTTCTACTCTCGTCATCGTGACACCTACTACTACAATCCTGCCTACCTCTATGAAGCAACTTCTTTCAAAGAAGTGCAAAAGCCACTAGAAGACTTTAATCATATTGCCTGGTTCCCTATTGATGAAGCTATTGAAAATCTCAAACGTGGTAGCCATAAATGGGCCATCCAATCTTGGAAAAAGCAGCATAAGATTGACTAA